The window AAGCGAACTCGTACTAATGGCCGCCAatggatttttatttaacgAATCTAAAATATATCAACTCTATAATTCATTGCACATGAGTGAGTAATTTATGCAGTCaacttaattaaataaaataaacaataatgtTTTAATTGCATTCAATCTAATGGAAAtatgtttttcctttttttaattatgaatAGATTAATTACTGGGCTTTCTAAAAAGTTAAATCActtttaaatagaaaaaacaaatttgtaatcatgtttgttttcattttattatcGCTTTTCCCCCGACCAGTACACGTGTAGtattatatttattgattCGGGTGCAAATATTATATAGCCATCGATTTATTCACTCTCCACCGGTTCGCACCTCGTCCAGAAGGACTCCAGTTCGCACCTGCTCAGGATGCTAGCGGGTGGTATCGATGACAACTGTGGTAGCCCAGCGGAGGCGATTAAATCGAATTTGCTAAATTTCACACACCACTTGGCATGAAAATAAACCGAATTTAAATTTAGACCTCTGGGCCAATTTCCTTTCTGGGTTTTTGTGGGGCCAGCCATTGTCACCTTCGGGAAGGGCAAAAGTCGTTTGCTTTTTGGGGCCAATAGGGGGTGGTATTCCTttcctatttatttatttatgtaagCAGAGGCGTAGGAGTTGGCAGAGATGGGCGTGCCAGGGCTGTCACACTTTTGTTTTCTGCACTCTACGACACACCGCTGTGATAGGCGCACTTTATGAGCTGCGtactaaaattttgtacaaacTGTAATTAATTAGTAAGCATTTGTCAAGTACTAAACGGGGCCTGCAGCCCCTCGATTTGCGGGGGCGTCCAGACGTCCCGGTCGGAGAGGGAATACCCCCTTTAGACCGTTTATGGGCTGCTTTGATTTGCATTTAATAGGATAATTTTCACATGCGTCGTAATTGGTTCGATCGTTCGATCTAACTTGCTCTTTTCGGCAATCTATGCCGACTGCGTCAGCCTCTGTGGCTGTGTCTGCGTTGAAATTCTTATGTCCCCACTAATTTGCGTGTGAACATGGGCCACGCCTCCAGCCTCCAGCCTCCAGCTCCGAGACTCCGGCTCCTAACGCCCccggctcggctgctgtttcATGTCATTAGAGGTATTATTAGGATCGTTAATGGGGAGCTTTTGTCACTTGCCCGCTGGATTTCGGGCGGCTCGTCAACACACAGTTTTCtgtatttctgtatttttggcCAAGTGTCAAAAAGTGTCTGGTGCctggttttggttttgtttggtTTCGGCATTTGATTTTCACACGTTCGTTTAAATAGGTTTGCCAATTTGCTATTTGATTACCTTTATGGCCGTATGTCACACCGAGGAATGAAAACACAACATTTTATGGCCCCTCTTAATTCGTTGAATCGACTTTACAGCAGTGCATTCTTGGAGCCGTTTATGTGGCTTACTTTTTTGAGGATTTTGTAACTTTTTGAGGGATAAAATTGAGATAACCCTTACAGAAATAGTACTTTGATGAAAATAATACTATGATATCATTAATTAGAGATATAACCAATCATTTACATAGGTAGGGAACTTGAATTTAATAGGAAGGTTTAAGAAACTATCTCAAGCTTTAAAGGCCGTTGCATATTTTGAAGATCTTAAGgtttctttttcttaaaaatgattttcagTAAACCGACGGCATTGTTTTTGAAATCCTTTTATTTCTTACTCTTTTGAATACTGATTTTAGACGAAAAGTATAACTTCTCCTTCTTTTTGTATAACTTCTTGAGTTTCTTAAATATGATATAGCACTACAAATATAACTTCTATTCAATATTAGAAAACTTAcatattttgaaaacttctCCCCGCCGTAAATCGGCGTTCTCGTTATAATCCAGATATAAGGAATCTGATAAAATGGATGTAGAATCTGATGCCAATTGAAATGAGTTTGAAAATCCTAAAAAATCAAACACTTTTGGGCACTTTCTTTTCAAAATCACCAAGTTTTCGAGGGCTATGTTAATGCCACGTAGTCACGAATCTATGTTGAATAAATCAGATGACAGGAAGAACCGCGTGCGTTATTattagttaatttttttttggtttcagttcgatatatatatttcccGATTCGGTGTCTGACTTTTTTTCGAGTCGAGTTCGGAGTTGTGCGAAGCCGCCGAGCGTGTGTTTGCGTTGCCACCGTTCCCGAGCTAATGATCGACGATCGGTGCTAATTTTTTCAACCATCACAAGCCGCGCTTTCGGTTCCTCTATTTCTCGTCTTTGGCCAAcatggtgttgttgttgctcggaCGTGATGGCCGGCCCGGCCTGGCCTGGCTTACTAGTCAGTGCAACTCTTTCCGGGCCATAGGGCCGTCTCATTCTGGCCCGGCGGAGATCGGTTGGTGGCCGGCTTTAGGCCACACCCTCTAACAGGTAAGAGCGGCCTATGTTGTCTCCTTTCTCGCTCGCTCTCATTACCCGTCGGCTTTCGGCCATCGCTTACAACCCGGCAACAGGTAGAAGGCCCCTGATCCGAGCCTCTCAGGTGGGCCAGATCGGTCAGGGCGAGAAGACCTCTGCCATTGGAGTCCTAGCCCAGCATGGATAATCGTTCGTTTCTGCATGCGCCAAAAATTAAGTGAAACGtgttttacttaaaaaataaataaataacagaaAACACTGGGGATAATATTTTTGGAtacatttttatgaaatttttaaagacaGTAAATGATTACTATTTTGCCTAGATCTATTTCAGTTTATGCAGAAAAAAGGATAAGAGggtttctttattatttattgatagtttattaaatttgtatataacaattcatattttttatcaattgatacattattttatgattaatTTTAACAATTTATACTAATTCAGAAAATATCAGGACAATCTGAATTAAACCTAATTTTTagacaattttaaaacttttttctcatttttctCTCAGTATTTTTAAAGTCTGGAGCCCCTGTCCGTTGTCCGCTGTCCGCTGTACAGTGTCCATTGTCCGCTGCTATGTCCGTCGCAGACTGGCTTTGATTTGTTTAGACGCtcgttttgtgttttgtttgcgCAACCAATTAAAACTTTGTATTTTTTCCATGGTGCCTGTTTGTAGGCTAAAACGGGTTTGCCGTTCGTTCCAACACATCATTTTTTTCGGTTAAATTTTCAGCTGAATTTCGAGTTGTAAACATTTGACCGCGTACGTCAATTTGTGGATGTgtcccaacaaaaaaaatgtatctttttctGCCCTGGGGCGGAGTTGGCTTCATATTTTGGGGCGGTGCGTGACAAACGAGAATTCGCATCAGAACTAGATCGAGGCTATATATTATAGATTATTCAATGGCAACTGTACGTGGGGAGATTTTATTAACTTATGGGGTATTTTCTTTGCAATTTCCATCTAGATAGAAAGTATCGCTtgagattaaaaataaaccaataTTAGATATAAAGTAGTTTGAATGcttctaaaaatatattgtattCTGCCGTTCATTATTGCCTTAATTTGAGTGCTAATTTTGAGAAAATATTATAGATTTTTCATGGCCTGCAATACAAAAAATGAACTGTGATGTTTTTGATTAATATTGTTGTGGCTTTCTTAGCTAAAACTATTTATAGCCTTTTCGTGATTTTCGAGATCACGCGCCTCCTGCATTCGCTGTCTGGGAATGTCGGGGATTTCGACTTCGATTTTAGTCATTTTGAAGCTATGGCTGAGTGTTATGGGCTCCGATTTGATCGGAGACTGGGGCCTCAAAGATGTTGGGCAGTCTATGGCGCTGAAAGACAAACAGTTCACGGGCAACGATGGCCATTAGTTTGGGGTCTACTATTGCCAGTCGCCGGGGGTAAATGAGAAAAATCAACAGAGTATGGAACTCAATAAAATACATGAAAATGGAGGGGAGGCCGGAGGCTGTGCGGCTAATGGAGGAGAAATGTATCTGGCAGATAGGCAAGTGAATCGATCGGATCGTCATGTAGTTGTCGCACCCGTGACGGATGTCTGGCTACCTtacggtcggtcggtcggtcatTCATTAAAGGTGCGGCTAGTTTTTCTTTCATTAAGAATCCCGACGGAGGAGTACGCGGAAATGCAGGCCAACCCTAGGGTTGGTAATTCGGGCCTCAACCCTTTCGAGGAGAACAAGGAACGAGCGTCCTTGCCCTAAATATTCACCGCACGGCATTGTAGCCGCTTTATGTTTATGGCCAATCCTTTCTGCTTGTGTGTTTGCAAACAATTCGATTTTATGGCCGCCTAAGCGAATTTCCCCGCCTCAATTAGGCTGAGGTTGTAAACTCATAAAGCAAACACGCGAGAGTGCGAACCAGAAACGTAAAGGAACAACAagaatacaaatacaaaaataaatggagcaggagcaggcaTTCCGTTTGCACAGGACATGCAAAAGTATCCTTTTTGAGCGCAATTAGCCGTCGGGAAAATCCCGATAATGAAAATGCCGCAGCCGCTGCCGCTTCTTGTCGAGTTCGTGTTTGAAGTCTTTCGTTTCGCCATTCCTGGCCGCCATACCGCCCATGGGTTCGCCCCTTTACTGGTTTGTTTGCTCGAACCCAGttccagacccagacccagacccagtcCCAGTCGCAGACCGAAAACACGACTCACCAAATACAAAACTCGAATCCCAAGCCCCGGCTCATTTGCATATTGCTCGTTTTCGCTTAAGTATGTTTGCCTGGGCCGAACTCTCTGTTTACTTTTGGCCATCTTGAGCATCTTGACCAAACTCGACTGACCCGCAGCCCGTTTTCAGTCTACCTCCTCATTCCTccttatgatttttttttatggaaatgaACAGCTTTAAGTTCATCGAAGGCATTAAACTTAAAGATGGCGTGACTCGACAAACAAAGGTCTTTTCTAACAAGCTGATTTAGTTTAAACAATGTCTGCGGTTAGTTAAGTTATTAaggaaaaatatatgtataatatttcTCATCCTAGACATTACAATGACTTCTATCAAGCCATTGAAAAACATATTCAAATacactttttctttttattattccGAGACACACACAATTCACACTTACTCATAGAAATTGTTGATATATTTTCCATCAATCCGAACAAAAATCGGGATTATTTAAGAAAACTCCTGGACGGACACCCACACCACTCAGGATGAATCGCATTTTCGCCAAACGGGCTGTCCAACCTCTCGGTCGCTGCATTATTCCATCGGCTAGTCGCCTCTTCAGCGCAGGATGTCCTAAGGACGAGTATGCCATGCAGGACCACAACTACGATGCGATTGTGATCGGAGCCGGGGGAGCGGGATTGCGGGCGGCGTTGGGGCTGGGGGAGAAGGGATTCAAAACGGCGATAATATCGAAGCTCTTTCCCACACGCTCCCACACAGTGGCCGCCCAGGGCGGCGTGAATGCTGCTCTTTCGAATATGGATGAGGACGATTGGAAGTTCCACTTCTACGACACGGTCAAGGGCAGTGACTGGTTGGGGGACCAGAACGCCATCCACTATATGTGCAAGGAGGCGCCGAAGGCCATCTACGAGCTGGACGCCTACGGCGTGCCTTTCTCCCGAAAGGAAGATGGCAAGATCTACCAGCGGCCTTTCGGGGGTCAGACTCTGGGCTATGGAAAGGGCGGAGTAGCCCGTAGAGCCTGCGCCGTCGCCGATCGCACGGGTCATTCGCTCATCCACACCATGTATGGTCAGACCCTGAAGTATGCCGATGTCTGCCATTACTTTATAGACTACTTCGTCCTGGACTTGATCATGGAGTACGGCTGCTGTGTGGGCTGTGTGGCCTGGAAACTGGATGACGGAACCTTTCATCGCTTCCTGGCCAGGAACACTGTGGTAGCCGCCGGTGGCTGTGGCCGCGTCTACTTCTCCACCACAGCCGGACACACGTGCACGGGTGATGGCAACGCCTGGGTGTCGCGCCAGGAGCTCCCTCTCATGGACATGGAATTCGTTCAGTTCCATCCCACCGGTATTTATGGAGCCGGTTGCCTAATCACCGAGGGTGTCCGCGGTGAGGGCGGATTCttcctcaactgcaagggagAACGCTTTATGGAGCGTTATGCTCCCAAGGCCAAGGATCTGGCTTCTAGGGACGTGGTGGCTCGCGCCATGACGATGGAAGTGTTGGCCGGCAACGGCTGTGGTCCTCTCAAGGACCATGTTCACTTGCAGCTGCATCACATCGATCCGCAGATCATCAGAACGAGGCTACCGGGCATTATGGTCACCGCGAAGATTTTCGCCAAGGTGGACGTGATGAAGGAACCGGTGCCCGTGCTGCCCACCGTGCACTACAACATGGGCGGCGTACCCACAGACTTTAAGGGCCGGGTGCTAACCATCGACGGGGATGGCAAGGATGTGGTCGTCAAGGGCCTCTACTCCTGCGGCGAGACGTCCTGTGCCTCGGTGCATGGAGCGAACCGTTTGGGTGCCAACTCGTTGCTCGACTTGATCATCTTCGGGCGCGTCTGCGCCGAGGATATTGTCAAGAACAACTGTCCGGGGGAGGAGCCACCGTGTCCGGACGAAAAGTTCACAACCCGAACCATGGACAACTTTAAGAAGCTGCGGTGTGCCGACGGCGTTGTAACTACCGCAGAACTACGGGATGAGCTGCAGAGAGCGATGACTAGACACGCGGCTGTATTCCGGGAAGGGAAACTCCTCAAAGAGGGTCTTTTGAAAATCGCCGAACTGTGTGAAAAGTTTAAGTGCATCAAGGTTCACGATCGCACCCTGGTCTGGAACACGAATCTCATCGAGACCTTGGAGCTGCAGAATATGCTGGTGAATGCGGTGCACATCATTTCCGCCATGGAAAATCGCGAGGAGTCCAGGGGATCACACGCTCGTGAGGACTTCAAGACGCGAATCGACGAGCTGGACTACTCGATTCCTTTGGCCGGTCAGCGGAAGAAGGCCATGGACGACCATTGGCGGAAGCACACTCTCACATTTTCCGAGCCCGGCAAGGGCTGTGCTACAATCAAGTACCGACCAGTTATAGACACGACACTAGACGACTCTGTGGCTTCCATTCCTCCGGCTCCGCGCACCTACTGATTCTTTAGAGGTTAAAGCTTTCCGAGAACATTCAATTGGATTGATGAATAAAGACTAaagagaaacaaaaatatttgatttatatttaaaaaaatttaacctTTATTAATCGTTTTCAAATAcggatacaaaataatttaaatcacATAATTGATTCATCCCATCATGGTTAGGCCAACACAGGTTTTCCGGAGTACAACATCATCTTGGCACTTTTTTCGACTTTTGGTTAAGTGTTTCGGAGGATCCACGAATACGGTGTCTATATCATAATGTATCAAGTCACTTCGATCGAACTTGGTATAATTACAATCCATGCCATCCACTCTGTAGCATACCGGGTTCCTATTGG of the Drosophila ananassae strain 14024-0371.13 chromosome 2R, ASM1763931v2, whole genome shotgun sequence genome contains:
- the LOC6507133 gene encoding succinate dehydrogenase [ubiquinone] flavoprotein subunit, mitochondrial; protein product: MNRIFAKRAVQPLGRCIIPSASRLFSAGCPKDEYAMQDHNYDAIVIGAGGAGLRAALGLGEKGFKTAIISKLFPTRSHTVAAQGGVNAALSNMDEDDWKFHFYDTVKGSDWLGDQNAIHYMCKEAPKAIYELDAYGVPFSRKEDGKIYQRPFGGQTLGYGKGGVARRACAVADRTGHSLIHTMYGQTLKYADVCHYFIDYFVLDLIMEYGCCVGCVAWKLDDGTFHRFLARNTVVAAGGCGRVYFSTTAGHTCTGDGNAWVSRQELPLMDMEFVQFHPTGIYGAGCLITEGVRGEGGFFLNCKGERFMERYAPKAKDLASRDVVARAMTMEVLAGNGCGPLKDHVHLQLHHIDPQIIRTRLPGIMVTAKIFAKVDVMKEPVPVLPTVHYNMGGVPTDFKGRVLTIDGDGKDVVVKGLYSCGETSCASVHGANRLGANSLLDLIIFGRVCAEDIVKNNCPGEEPPCPDEKFTTRTMDNFKKLRCADGVVTTAELRDELQRAMTRHAAVFREGKLLKEGLLKIAELCEKFKCIKVHDRTLVWNTNLIETLELQNMLVNAVHIISAMENREESRGSHAREDFKTRIDELDYSIPLAGQRKKAMDDHWRKHTLTFSEPGKGCATIKYRPVIDTTLDDSVASIPPAPRTY